The following coding sequences are from one Streptomyces venezuelae window:
- a CDS encoding Mut7-C RNAse domain-containing protein, with the protein MNGPEILLDFAPELGIFVPHERRNGPSRAVTDGASTLGHVVESLGVPLTEVGALVVDGREVPAGHVPAAGESVSVRAVTRPQEVPGAPLRFLLDVHLGTLARRLRLLGVDAAYESTDIGDPALAARSAAERRVLLSRDRGLLRRRELWAGAYVYSDRPDDQLRDILGRFAPVLRPWTRCSACNGTLRAATKDEVADRLEGGTRGTYDVFAQCGSCDRVFWRGAHHDRLEGIVTRALEEFGDAGTAGLTARTTAGS; encoded by the coding sequence ATGAACGGTCCGGAGATCCTCCTCGACTTCGCCCCCGAGCTGGGGATTTTCGTCCCGCACGAGCGAAGGAACGGCCCCAGCCGGGCCGTTACGGACGGCGCGTCCACGCTCGGGCACGTCGTCGAGTCCCTCGGCGTCCCGCTGACGGAGGTCGGCGCGCTGGTCGTCGACGGCCGCGAGGTGCCCGCCGGGCACGTCCCCGCGGCGGGCGAGAGCGTGTCCGTCCGCGCGGTGACCCGCCCCCAGGAGGTGCCGGGCGCCCCGCTCCGCTTCCTCCTCGACGTCCATCTCGGCACGCTCGCCCGCCGCCTGCGCCTCCTCGGCGTCGACGCGGCGTACGAGAGCACGGACATCGGCGACCCGGCCCTCGCCGCGCGTTCGGCGGCCGAGCGGCGCGTCCTGCTGAGCCGCGACCGCGGCCTGCTCCGGCGCAGGGAGCTGTGGGCGGGCGCGTACGTCTACAGCGACCGCCCCGACGACCAGCTCCGCGACATCCTCGGGCGCTTCGCCCCCGTGCTGCGCCCCTGGACCCGCTGCAGCGCCTGCAACGGCACGCTGCGCGCGGCCACGAAGGACGAGGTGGCGGACCGTCTGGAGGGCGGCACCCGCGGCACGTACGACGTGTTCGCGCAGTGCGGGTCCTGCGACCGCGTGTTCTGGCGGGGCGCCCACCACGACCGCCTCGAAGGCATCGTGACGCGGGCGCTGGAGGAGTTCGGCGACGCGGGGACGGCCGGCCTCACGGCTCGTACAACGGCAGGAAGTTGA
- a CDS encoding TetR/AcrR family transcriptional regulator, protein MTAVRTSAPAGAPKPGLRERKKLKTRLAIRDATYRLIREQGYEATTVEQIAEAAEVSPSTVFRYFPTKEDIVLTDEFDPFLEEQLRARPADEPIVESLRLVLRRAVSFGFAEEPEVSRLRTKLMTEVPAVRSRMLESMSVTGGILCRVIAERTGRDAGDLEVRAFSMGLIGALTETAAYWAERDHEDDLPTLVDRTLDMLVTGFAGPAKT, encoded by the coding sequence ATGACGGCCGTACGCACCTCCGCCCCCGCGGGCGCCCCCAAGCCGGGCCTCCGCGAGCGCAAGAAGCTCAAGACCCGCCTCGCGATCCGGGACGCGACGTACCGGCTGATCCGGGAGCAGGGGTACGAGGCGACGACGGTCGAGCAGATCGCGGAGGCGGCGGAGGTCTCCCCGTCCACCGTCTTCCGCTACTTCCCGACCAAGGAGGACATCGTCCTCACGGACGAGTTCGACCCCTTCTTGGAGGAGCAGTTGCGGGCGCGGCCCGCCGACGAGCCGATCGTGGAGTCGCTGCGGCTCGTGCTGCGCCGGGCCGTCTCCTTCGGCTTCGCGGAGGAGCCCGAGGTCTCGCGGCTGCGGACGAAGCTGATGACCGAGGTGCCCGCGGTGCGCTCCCGGATGCTGGAGAGCATGTCGGTCACCGGCGGCATCCTGTGCCGGGTGATCGCGGAACGCACCGGCCGCGACGCCGGCGACCTGGAGGTGCGGGCCTTCTCCATGGGCCTGATCGGCGCGCTCACCGAGACCGCGGCGTACTGGGCGGAGCGCGATCACGAGGACGACCTGCCGACGCTGGTCGACCGGACACTGGACATGCTGGTGACGGGGTTCGCGGGACCGGCGAAAACCTGA